From Pseudoalteromonas sp. DL-6, one genomic window encodes:
- a CDS encoding DUF6795 domain-containing protein, translating into MFKSKLTFSYRRSSFFLCLIVLFCTCVYSSENQAVFGLFKSYEVQLSPEVKGRITNQGEALAGVEVIRKLFYEGYEKNPVIDYALTNTHGEFSFDELIVRSKAPGNIVGQDYLIRQEITVKKDLINVKNEANDDGYYWLWVMSKGWKSVPPVSRLLTGLNADLQNEEVQYDLDISQYGGSRYQPLVTICDLDMDTINNLLSPE; encoded by the coding sequence GTGTTTAAAAGTAAATTAACTTTCTCTTATCGTCGCTCCTCCTTCTTTTTGTGTCTAATAGTATTATTTTGTACGTGTGTTTATTCATCGGAGAATCAAGCTGTGTTTGGGTTATTTAAAAGTTATGAAGTTCAATTATCACCTGAGGTCAAAGGGCGAATAACTAATCAGGGCGAAGCTCTTGCAGGAGTAGAGGTTATTAGAAAGCTTTTTTATGAAGGTTATGAAAAAAACCCTGTTATAGATTATGCACTAACTAATACCCATGGTGAGTTTTCTTTCGATGAACTTATTGTTCGCTCTAAAGCTCCTGGGAATATTGTTGGGCAAGATTATTTAATCAGGCAAGAAATAACGGTTAAGAAAGACTTAATCAACGTTAAGAATGAAGCGAATGATGATGGCTATTATTGGCTCTGGGTCATGAGTAAAGGCTGGAAAAGTGTACCACCTGTGAGCAGGTTGCTAACGGGTTTAAATGCTGATTTACAGAATGAAGAAGTCCAGTATGATTTAGATATCAGTCAATATGGGGGATCTCGATATCAGCCTTTGGTAACTATCTGTGATCTAGATATGGACACTATAAACAACTTACTATCTCCAGAGTAA
- a CDS encoding lipase family protein: MRQTTGFLYIGKGHSQSHKGDHVITIRGTETLADVLTDVTCPTTTGYTDTSVHKGFQTTMASFVDSIDTYITQPEVLNGGGVIHCVGHSLGGALAGLVADYIKHTYGKTVYLYTFGAPRVGKKGFSVHSGSRIDKVFRCVHGADPVPKVPVWPFCHMETKEPEYVPYRAQGIDAGAHSLLDSPGYTKTVTASDWEHVYSQVPSSLYRRVVLNYNNRLQTTYSTHWADKIAAALMTLMIDGGFAGIIASFQYTGSAIMTVYDIMAETVVKISSMVGLEEQVRGLLGCMIAFAGKTVAVPLKLTKAFIKWVFNICIDRLLSSARNAIKRLST, from the coding sequence TTGCGACAAACGACAGGTTTTTTATATATCGGGAAAGGCCATAGTCAGTCTCATAAAGGTGATCATGTTATTACAATACGCGGAACTGAAACATTAGCGGACGTATTAACAGATGTTACTTGCCCTACAACTACTGGGTATACTGATACTAGTGTACACAAAGGTTTTCAAACCACTATGGCTTCTTTTGTAGATAGCATAGACACATATATAACGCAGCCAGAAGTACTTAATGGTGGAGGAGTTATTCATTGTGTTGGACATAGTTTAGGTGGTGCTTTGGCTGGTTTAGTTGCAGATTACATCAAGCACACATATGGAAAAACTGTTTATTTATATACGTTTGGTGCACCTAGAGTAGGGAAGAAGGGCTTTTCTGTACATTCTGGTAGTCGCATCGATAAAGTTTTTCGTTGTGTGCATGGTGCTGACCCCGTACCTAAAGTTCCCGTGTGGCCTTTTTGTCATATGGAAACTAAAGAGCCTGAATATGTTCCGTATCGCGCTCAAGGTATTGACGCCGGTGCGCACTCACTACTTGATTCTCCAGGTTACACAAAAACAGTAACCGCTTCTGATTGGGAACATGTGTATAGCCAAGTACCAAGCTCTTTATATCGAAGAGTTGTTCTAAACTACAATAATCGTTTACAAACTACATATTCAACTCATTGGGCTGATAAAATAGCTGCTGCTTTAATGACATTAATGATTGACGGTGGTTTTGCTGGCATTATTGCGTCTTTTCAATACACAGGCTCAGCTATAATGACGGTATACGATATAATGGCTGAAACAGTTGTGAAAATTTCGAGTATGGTCGGTCTTGAAGAACAAGTAAGGGGTTTGCTAGGGTGTATGATAGCTTTTGCTGGGAAAACTGTGGCTGTGCCATTAAAGTTAACAAAAGCGTTTATTAAGTGGGTATTTAATATATGTATTGATAGATTATTATCATCTGCACGTAATGCAATTAAAAGATTATCTACTTAA
- a CDS encoding bifunctional alpha/beta hydrolase/OsmC family protein, with product MRQKVSFKSGELELAGQLEQPSGEVKFYALFAHCFTCSKDVAAATRISRALTQQGIAVLRFDFTGLGNSDGDFANSNFSSNIQDLVAAANHLRTHFKAPQLLIGHSLGGAAVLAAAEHIPEVSAITTIGAPSDAQHVTHNFAAHLDEINQSGEAKVCLAGREFTIKKQFIDDIAKYDNSHIGKLKRALLVMHSPIDATVNISEAEKIYAAAKHPKSFISLDNADHLLSNKEDANYAADVIATWANRYVEYDKTPYSAKLTNGSVLVEEKDHKFTQHVSTKNHTWLADEPTDAGGKNLGPDPYDHLLAGLGACTAMTLRMYASRKELPLEHIKVELNHTRNYNQDCDDCEKTGNLEAIIRKITLQGDLTDAQRNRLLEIADKCPVHETLHNSPLVVSELVE from the coding sequence ATGCGACAAAAAGTTTCTTTTAAAAGCGGTGAATTAGAACTCGCTGGACAACTTGAACAGCCCTCTGGTGAAGTGAAATTTTATGCCTTATTTGCTCACTGTTTTACCTGCTCTAAAGATGTAGCGGCTGCAACACGAATAAGTCGTGCGCTCACTCAGCAAGGCATTGCTGTATTACGCTTTGATTTTACAGGGCTTGGTAATAGCGATGGTGACTTTGCCAACAGTAACTTTTCATCAAACATTCAAGACTTAGTGGCTGCAGCCAATCACTTAAGAACACACTTTAAAGCACCTCAGTTATTGATAGGCCACAGCTTAGGTGGTGCTGCGGTGCTTGCAGCAGCAGAGCACATACCCGAAGTATCGGCCATTACGACTATAGGTGCGCCATCGGATGCTCAGCACGTTACCCATAATTTTGCTGCTCATTTAGATGAAATAAACCAATCGGGTGAAGCAAAAGTGTGTTTAGCTGGGCGGGAATTTACGATTAAAAAACAATTTATAGATGACATCGCTAAATACGATAACAGCCATATAGGCAAGCTTAAGCGTGCTTTGTTAGTTATGCATTCTCCTATTGATGCCACCGTGAATATTAGTGAAGCCGAAAAAATTTACGCAGCTGCTAAGCATCCAAAGAGCTTTATTAGTTTAGATAATGCCGATCATTTACTCAGCAATAAAGAAGACGCTAACTACGCAGCCGATGTCATTGCTACGTGGGCTAATCGCTATGTTGAATACGATAAAACACCCTATAGTGCAAAATTAACTAACGGCAGTGTATTAGTTGAAGAAAAAGATCATAAATTCACTCAGCACGTGAGTACTAAAAACCATACATGGCTTGCTGATGAGCCTACCGATGCCGGTGGTAAAAACTTAGGCCCAGACCCTTATGATCATTTACTCGCTGGGCTTGGAGCTTGTACTGCAATGACACTTCGCATGTATGCAAGTCGCAAAGAGTTGCCGCTAGAGCACATAAAAGTAGAGCTCAACCATACCCGCAATTACAACCAAGATTGTGATGATTGTGAAAAAACCGGCAATCTAGAGGCCATTATCCGCAAAATAACCTTACAAGGTGATTTAACTGACGCTCAGCGAAATCGATTACTCGAAATAGCTGATAAATGCCCCGTGCATGAAACGCTACATAACAGCCCACTGGTGGTTAGCGAATTAGTGGAGTGA
- a CDS encoding 2OG-Fe(II) oxygenase family protein — MQLPTVDYKADDAAAQFVESLRNTGFGVLKNHPIPQSLVESIYKNWQDFFNSEQKHEFLFSKETQDGYFPPSVSEVAKGHTVKDIKEYFHVYPKGRVPAQLEADVREYYRLANEFAATLLSWVQAEAPEEVRAKFSIDLKDMIAQSEQTLLRILHYPPMTGDEEPGAIRAAAHGDINLLTVLPASNEPGLQVQKTDGGWLDVPCDFGSLIINIGDMLQEASGGYFPSTIHRVINPSGKATTKSRISLPLFLHPRPDVVLSERYTADSYLQERLRELGVK; from the coding sequence ATGCAATTACCTACAGTTGATTATAAAGCGGACGATGCGGCTGCGCAATTTGTTGAATCGTTGAGAAATACTGGTTTTGGCGTATTAAAAAACCATCCTATTCCGCAATCTTTAGTTGAGTCTATTTATAAAAATTGGCAAGACTTTTTTAACTCAGAGCAAAAGCATGAGTTTTTATTTTCAAAAGAAACGCAAGATGGTTATTTTCCACCGTCGGTATCAGAAGTAGCTAAAGGCCATACGGTAAAAGACATTAAAGAGTACTTTCATGTTTACCCTAAAGGCCGTGTTCCTGCTCAATTAGAAGCTGATGTGCGTGAGTACTACCGTTTAGCTAATGAATTTGCGGCAACATTACTTAGTTGGGTTCAGGCTGAAGCGCCTGAAGAAGTCCGTGCTAAGTTCTCTATCGATTTAAAAGATATGATTGCCCAGTCTGAGCAAACGTTGTTACGTATTTTACATTACCCGCCAATGACAGGTGATGAAGAGCCAGGTGCTATTCGTGCTGCTGCGCATGGTGATATTAACTTATTAACCGTATTACCAGCGTCAAATGAGCCAGGCTTACAAGTACAAAAAACCGATGGCGGTTGGTTAGATGTGCCATGTGATTTTGGTAGTTTAATTATTAATATTGGTGACATGCTACAAGAAGCATCAGGTGGCTACTTCCCATCAACGATTCACCGTGTAATTAATCCATCGGGTAAAGCAACAACTAAATCACGTATTTCATTACCGTTATTTTTACACCCTCGTCCAGATGTAGTGTTATCTGAACGCTACACAGCAGATAGCTACTTACAAGAGCGTTTACGTGAGTTAGGTGTAAAATAA
- a CDS encoding DEAD/DEAH box helicase codes for MSFDGLGLSQSLVNAVLEKGYETPTPIQAQAIPAIIARRDVMAAAQTGTGKTAGFTLPLIERLSSGTKAKSNHVRALILTPTRELALQVSENVEEYAKHSDVSSFVVYGGVKINPQMQRLRKGVDILVATPGRLIDLHNQNAVKFDSVEVLVLDEADRMLDMGFIHDIKRLIAKMPEKRQNLMFSATFSDDIRALAKGLINDPVEISVAAKNTTAKSVTQCVYAVDKASKTALLSHLIRSNDWQQVLVFSRTKHGANRLVKQLERDDIVGAAIHGNKSQGARVKALEGFKSGEVRVLVATDIVARGLDIVELPHVVNYDLPNVYEDYVHRIGRTGRAGASGHAISFVTVDDAVDLYGIERFIGELIPRAEEEGFEPANPVAERALDARPLPAKKPKKKQPFNKPKSDSSKPNSKKPNNGGNGTGPRRGGSKKPAAKTDDNAQNPWAKRQSVGGNGQRRRRPANND; via the coding sequence ATGAGTTTTGATGGTTTAGGTTTATCACAGTCTTTAGTTAATGCGGTTTTAGAAAAGGGCTATGAAACGCCAACGCCTATTCAGGCTCAAGCTATCCCAGCAATTATTGCGCGTCGCGATGTAATGGCCGCAGCACAAACAGGTACTGGTAAAACCGCTGGTTTTACTTTGCCACTGATTGAGCGTTTATCGTCGGGCACTAAAGCAAAAAGTAATCATGTACGTGCGCTTATTTTAACGCCAACCCGAGAGCTTGCGTTGCAAGTAAGCGAAAACGTTGAAGAGTACGCTAAGCATTCTGATGTGAGTTCGTTTGTGGTTTACGGTGGTGTAAAAATTAACCCTCAAATGCAACGCCTTCGCAAAGGGGTTGATATTTTGGTGGCGACACCAGGGCGTTTAATTGATTTACACAATCAAAACGCGGTTAAATTTGATAGCGTTGAAGTACTGGTTTTAGATGAAGCCGACCGTATGTTAGACATGGGCTTTATCCATGACATTAAACGCCTGATTGCAAAAATGCCTGAAAAGCGTCAAAACTTAATGTTCTCAGCCACGTTTTCGGATGATATTCGCGCGTTGGCAAAAGGGTTAATTAACGATCCGGTTGAAATTTCAGTCGCTGCCAAAAACACCACTGCTAAAAGCGTGACTCAATGCGTGTACGCAGTAGATAAAGCGAGTAAAACAGCCTTATTAAGCCATTTAATTCGTAGCAACGATTGGCAACAAGTACTGGTATTTAGCCGTACTAAACACGGTGCTAACCGTTTAGTTAAGCAACTGGAACGCGATGATATTGTTGGCGCGGCAATCCATGGTAATAAATCTCAGGGCGCACGTGTTAAAGCACTTGAAGGCTTTAAAAGTGGTGAAGTGCGCGTATTAGTGGCAACCGACATTGTTGCTCGTGGTCTAGACATTGTTGAATTACCGCATGTTGTAAACTACGACTTACCTAATGTATATGAAGATTATGTTCACCGTATTGGCCGAACTGGTCGTGCGGGAGCATCAGGGCATGCTATTTCATTTGTAACGGTTGACGATGCAGTAGATTTATACGGCATTGAGCGCTTTATTGGCGAGCTAATTCCACGTGCTGAAGAAGAAGGTTTTGAACCGGCTAACCCTGTTGCAGAGCGCGCACTCGATGCACGCCCGTTACCGGCTAAAAAGCCAAAGAAAAAACAACCATTTAATAAGCCTAAATCAGATAGCAGCAAACCTAACAGCAAAAAGCCTAACAATGGTGGCAATGGTACAGGCCCACGTCGTGGTGGCTCTAAAAAGCCAGCAGCTAAAACCGATGATAATGCACAAAACCCATGGGCAAAGCGTCAATCGGTTGGGGGGAATGGTCAACGCCGTCGTCGTCCAGCAAATAACGACTAA
- a CDS encoding DUF3307 domain-containing protein: MEFSLLLVALIIGHLLADFYWQPMSWVNDRNSRHFKAKKLYYHVLVHGVTSAIVVALWEYSFGWQQLSSVLLATAIIMISHYFIDIAKSYSNKGVVPFLLDQIAHIIVIIAISIWLTDDQQFTDDVMALLHNEKVLWVIAGYLIILSPSAVFIRMMLERLTNHFSSDGSLPLAGQSIGMLERVLMLTFILLDQFAGLGFLIAAKSVFRFGDLSASKDKQLTEYVMLGTLLSVSVTLFVGLAVNYLIG, encoded by the coding sequence ATGGAATTTTCACTATTGCTCGTCGCACTGATTATTGGCCATCTACTCGCTGATTTTTATTGGCAACCCATGAGTTGGGTAAACGACAGAAACAGCCGTCATTTTAAAGCAAAAAAACTTTATTACCATGTATTGGTTCACGGAGTTACCAGTGCAATAGTTGTTGCACTTTGGGAATATAGCTTTGGCTGGCAACAACTGAGTAGTGTATTACTGGCCACCGCTATTATTATGATCAGTCACTACTTTATTGATATTGCTAAATCGTATTCAAATAAAGGCGTAGTGCCTTTTTTATTAGACCAAATTGCACATATCATTGTAATTATTGCGATAAGTATTTGGCTCACTGACGATCAGCAATTTACTGACGATGTAATGGCGTTATTGCACAACGAAAAAGTACTGTGGGTTATAGCTGGTTACCTTATTATTTTAAGCCCCAGTGCGGTATTTATAAGAATGATGTTAGAGCGTTTGACTAATCACTTCTCTAGTGATGGTAGCCTCCCTTTAGCAGGGCAAAGTATTGGTATGCTTGAAAGAGTACTTATGCTGACATTTATTTTATTAGATCAGTTTGCAGGGCTTGGGTTTTTAATTGCCGCCAAATCGGTGTTTAGATTTGGCGACTTAAGTGCCAGCAAAGATAAACAACTCACTGAATATGTGATGCTAGGAACGTTACTGAGCGTCAGTGTTACTTTATTTGTAGGATTAGCAGTTAATTATTTAATCGGTTAG
- a CDS encoding NYN domain-containing protein, whose amino-acid sequence MTSQPSSKPRVGIFVDVQNIYYTCRESYGKNFDYNAFWRMMEQQYDIECAFAYAIYRGDEKQNQFQNILRAIGFEVKLKPFIQRRDGSAKGDWDVGITIDMLEQGKNLDKVILLSGDGDFALLLGHLKNQYNVPCDVYGADKLTAEVLKQSAEQFHLIDKQLLL is encoded by the coding sequence ATGACCTCACAACCAAGCAGTAAACCTCGTGTAGGTATTTTTGTCGATGTACAAAATATTTATTACACCTGTCGTGAAAGCTACGGTAAAAACTTTGATTACAATGCCTTTTGGCGAATGATGGAGCAACAATACGACATTGAGTGTGCGTTTGCTTATGCAATATACCGAGGTGATGAAAAGCAAAATCAGTTTCAAAATATTTTGCGCGCTATTGGCTTTGAGGTAAAGCTTAAGCCGTTTATTCAACGCCGTGATGGCAGTGCCAAAGGTGACTGGGATGTAGGTATAACCATAGATATGCTAGAGCAGGGGAAAAACCTTGATAAAGTTATTTTACTCTCTGGTGATGGTGACTTTGCGTTATTACTGGGGCATTTAAAAAATCAATATAATGTTCCGTGTGATGTATACGGTGCCGATAAATTAACCGCAGAGGTGCTAAAGCAAAGTGCCGAGCAGTTTCATTTAATAGACAAACAGTTACTACTTTAA
- the nudC gene encoding NAD(+) diphosphatase gives MLNYSNMPLDRGSNARKDPTWVDAKKTADSLWLLVKGNHTLFANSSPEVVYLAYQQVAHLDLTQAILLGSNKQDNAVFALDVTELEESLLATIVGDAKFADIRQYGTQVALEDGSNAALARGLCYWHATHSFCGRCGTKNHLVEGGHSRLCDNAACMHQTFPRTDPAVIMVVTKTFSDGIERCLLGRQATWPKGLYSSLAGFVDPGETLEQTVIREVKEEAGITVEKAEYIASQPWPFPSSIMLGFIATASSDEISTEQDELEDARWFSRQELAQFKDWQHEGEHLKLPRADSISRYLIEYWRTQIEG, from the coding sequence ATGCTTAACTACAGTAATATGCCATTAGACAGAGGCTCAAATGCGCGCAAAGACCCTACTTGGGTAGACGCAAAAAAAACAGCAGACAGTTTATGGCTTTTAGTTAAAGGCAATCACACCTTATTTGCTAACAGTAGTCCTGAGGTGGTGTATTTAGCTTACCAACAAGTGGCGCATTTAGATTTAACGCAGGCTATTCTTTTAGGATCAAATAAACAGGATAATGCCGTATTTGCGCTAGACGTAACTGAACTCGAAGAGTCGTTATTAGCAACGATTGTTGGTGATGCCAAGTTTGCAGATATTCGTCAATATGGTACTCAAGTAGCACTTGAAGATGGCTCAAATGCAGCGCTTGCTCGTGGGTTGTGTTACTGGCATGCCACTCATAGTTTTTGTGGTCGCTGTGGTACCAAAAATCACTTAGTTGAAGGGGGGCATTCACGTTTATGCGACAACGCAGCCTGTATGCACCAAACTTTTCCGCGTACCGATCCAGCCGTTATTATGGTAGTAACTAAAACATTTTCTGATGGGATTGAACGCTGCTTATTGGGTCGCCAAGCAACTTGGCCTAAAGGTCTGTATTCCTCACTTGCCGGGTTTGTCGACCCAGGTGAAACCCTTGAACAAACCGTGATCCGAGAAGTAAAAGAGGAAGCGGGTATTACCGTGGAGAAAGCAGAGTATATTGCTTCTCAACCTTGGCCGTTTCCTTCATCAATCATGCTTGGTTTTATTGCCACAGCAAGCAGTGATGAAATAAGCACAGAGCAAGATGAACTTGAAGATGCACGATGGTTTTCTCGCCAAGAACTTGCGCAATTTAAAGATTGGCAACACGAGGGGGAGCATTTAAAGCTACCTAGAGCTGATTCGATTTCGCGTTATTTAATTGAATATTGGCGTACTCAGATAGAAGGATGA
- a CDS encoding cystathionine beta-lyase, with protein sequence MSSKNKNTQLVSSGRKKAYTHGVVNPVIQRASTIVFDSVSELKEAAKTRGDKTLFYGRRGTTTHFALQEAITELEGGEGCALYPCGAAAISQTLLSFLKSGDHILIVDTVYEPTRDFCDKILAGLGISTTYYPPMIGADIKEYIQDNTKMLFLESPGSITMEVQDVPAMIKVANDHNVMTVLDNTYGNGLHYRPLEHGVDISIQAATKYIVGHSDVMMGVAVANKKYWPTLREHSYLLGQCTSADDAYLALRGLRTMAVRLNQHEKAALEVAKWLEQHALVDHIRHPAFTTCPGHEFFKRDFDGSNGLFSFVMKAGNQHAIDAFLDSLQHFKMGFSWGGFESLVTANLSMKGLRSQTGWEHGPVIRLHIGLEDVEDLIADLQQALAIYEQHL encoded by the coding sequence ATGTCGAGCAAAAATAAAAATACCCAATTAGTGTCATCAGGGCGCAAAAAAGCGTACACCCATGGCGTAGTTAATCCAGTGATACAGCGCGCTTCAACGATTGTGTTTGATTCTGTGAGTGAGCTTAAAGAAGCGGCTAAAACACGTGGCGACAAAACCTTGTTTTATGGCCGAAGAGGGACGACCACTCATTTTGCTCTGCAAGAGGCAATTACCGAACTCGAAGGCGGTGAGGGCTGTGCGTTATACCCATGTGGCGCGGCAGCGATAAGCCAAACGCTGTTATCATTTTTAAAGTCCGGTGATCATATTTTAATAGTGGACACTGTTTACGAGCCAACTCGTGATTTTTGCGACAAGATATTAGCTGGGTTAGGTATTAGTACGACCTATTATCCGCCAATGATTGGTGCAGACATAAAAGAGTACATTCAAGACAATACCAAAATGTTGTTTTTAGAGTCTCCGGGGTCAATTACCATGGAAGTTCAAGACGTTCCCGCCATGATAAAAGTGGCAAACGATCATAATGTAATGACAGTGCTTGATAACACCTATGGTAATGGTCTGCATTATCGTCCGCTTGAACATGGTGTTGATATTAGTATTCAAGCCGCCACCAAATATATTGTTGGCCACTCTGATGTGATGATGGGGGTTGCTGTAGCTAATAAAAAGTATTGGCCAACACTTCGTGAACACTCTTATTTACTCGGGCAATGCACCAGTGCAGATGATGCGTATTTAGCACTACGAGGCTTGCGTACCATGGCAGTGCGATTAAATCAGCATGAAAAAGCCGCGCTAGAAGTAGCAAAATGGCTTGAGCAACATGCGTTGGTTGATCATATTCGTCATCCTGCGTTTACAACATGCCCAGGCCATGAATTTTTCAAACGCGATTTTGACGGCAGTAATGGTTTATTTTCGTTTGTAATGAAAGCGGGTAATCAACACGCCATAGATGCTTTTTTAGATAGCTTACAACATTTCAAAATGGGCTTTTCGTGGGGGGGCTTTGAGAGCTTAGTAACGGCAAACCTATCAATGAAAGGGCTGCGCTCGCAAACAGGATGGGAGCATGGACCTGTTATTCGTTTGCACATTGGTTTGGAAGATGTTGAAGATTTAATTGCCGACTTACAGCAAGCATTAGCTATTTATGAGCAACATTTATAA
- a CDS encoding ABC transporter permease subunit, with product MATPSPVNVGRLTQIAGFELVRMFLTKRGLIALAAFALVWLVILRYPIGQAVGIISSPDFEQIARDISGSIGLSKLLDWPEAEFAMYWLIALYSFPVFSLFICSDQTVGDRERGTLRFLSLRSTRFEILFGRFLGQLAVLTCLVGITLIATLAVLGFREPSLLAGGLGRAVSIFLILIVTFTPFVALMSLINTFASSSRLSIVLAILYFTAGGIIVGLLEWQIPALSVLDYLFPGVQIELLAGQNLLLLSALAIPLGQTAVLLAVAQRIFARSSL from the coding sequence ATGGCAACACCATCACCAGTTAACGTAGGGCGCTTAACCCAAATCGCGGGTTTTGAGCTGGTACGTATGTTTTTAACTAAACGAGGACTTATTGCACTGGCGGCTTTTGCGCTAGTGTGGCTTGTTATTTTACGTTACCCCATAGGTCAAGCTGTAGGCATAATCAGCTCGCCAGATTTTGAACAAATAGCCCGTGATATTTCCGGCTCTATTGGATTAAGTAAGTTACTTGATTGGCCTGAAGCAGAATTTGCTATGTATTGGCTTATTGCTTTGTATAGTTTTCCTGTTTTTAGCTTATTTATTTGTAGTGATCAAACCGTCGGTGACAGAGAGCGCGGTACGCTAAGGTTTTTATCATTACGCTCAACTCGCTTTGAAATACTCTTTGGTCGATTTTTAGGGCAGTTAGCGGTACTAACCTGTTTAGTTGGCATCACGCTTATAGCGACATTGGCGGTGCTCGGGTTTCGCGAGCCGAGCTTACTTGCTGGTGGCCTTGGTCGTGCTGTTTCAATATTTTTAATACTCATTGTTACTTTTACGCCGTTTGTAGCCTTAATGAGCTTAATTAATACTTTTGCGAGCTCATCTCGCTTATCTATTGTATTAGCTATTTTATATTTCACAGCCGGCGGCATTATTGTTGGATTACTGGAGTGGCAAATACCCGCATTAAGTGTGCTTGATTATTTATTCCCTGGTGTGCAAATAGAGTTATTAGCTGGACAAAACTTACTGTTATTGAGCGCATTAGCTATTCCACTTGGGCAAACAGCGGTGTTACTTGCAGTTGCCCAACGTATTTTTGCAAGGAGCTCATTATGA
- a CDS encoding ABC transporter ATP-binding protein: MKSLITGRNLSKSYGSNLALNNVNFEIQKGAPVALVGPNGAGKTTLFSLLCGYIAPSMGELEILGHKPGSAALFNKVSALPQDAQLDPRFNIDKQLSFYAKLQGMSTKQSQIEALRVLDLVGLSEVAKNRAGDLSHGMRKRVTIAQALIGSPQIVMLDEATAGLDPIHAREVRELVSELSSQATFILSSHDLTELERLCSQVLHLDKGILSEHQTKAANTDKHFYTLMLSEAYQNVEQQLQAIEGVSRVYMSQHKEYVIEYQPTSGSLDIALLQFCHQHNWQYRQLVNGHTLENQIFKQEKL, encoded by the coding sequence ATGAAATCATTAATAACAGGGCGTAATTTAAGTAAATCATACGGCTCAAATCTGGCTCTTAATAATGTGAATTTTGAGATTCAAAAAGGCGCGCCAGTTGCATTAGTTGGCCCTAATGGCGCAGGGAAAACCACTTTATTTAGTTTGTTGTGTGGCTATATCGCACCTAGCATGGGTGAGCTTGAAATACTCGGCCATAAACCAGGTAGCGCGGCTTTATTTAATAAAGTGAGTGCGTTACCACAAGATGCACAGCTAGATCCGCGTTTTAATATAGATAAACAACTCAGCTTTTATGCCAAGCTCCAAGGGATGAGCACCAAGCAAAGCCAAATAGAGGCACTTCGAGTATTAGATTTAGTGGGTCTTAGCGAGGTTGCAAAAAACCGCGCAGGGGACTTATCTCACGGTATGCGCAAGCGTGTAACCATAGCACAAGCATTAATTGGTTCACCGCAAATTGTAATGTTAGATGAAGCCACCGCAGGGCTTGATCCGATTCATGCCAGAGAGGTCAGAGAGCTGGTGTCTGAGCTGTCGTCTCAAGCGACGTTTATTTTAAGCTCTCATGATTTAACTGAACTAGAACGACTTTGCTCCCAAGTACTACATTTAGATAAAGGCATATTAAGCGAGCATCAAACTAAAGCGGCGAATACTGATAAGCACTTTTATACCTTAATGCTAAGTGAAGCGTATCAAAATGTGGAGCAACAACTGCAAGCAATTGAGGGGGTGAGTCGTGTTTATATGAGCCAACATAAAGAGTATGTGATTGAGTATCAACCAACGAGCGGGTCACTTGACATCGCGCTATTACAATTTTGCCACCAACATAATTGGCAGTATAGGCAGTTAGTAAATGGTCATACTCTAGAAAATCAAATATTTAAACAGGAGAAACTATAA
- a CDS encoding PH domain-containing protein, producing the protein MGLFSGLMGNASEVDDADLEKVLANTLIEGERVEKAYKVVRDMFIFTNKRLILLDKQGVTGSKMEMISIAYSKITKFSKESAGHFDLDAELKIWVGSDPNPISKDFKAGDNINDVYRIISQYSL; encoded by the coding sequence ATGGGATTATTTAGTGGTTTAATGGGTAACGCCAGTGAAGTGGATGACGCCGATTTAGAAAAAGTATTGGCTAATACGCTTATTGAAGGTGAGCGAGTTGAAAAGGCGTATAAAGTAGTTCGTGATATGTTTATCTTTACTAATAAGCGACTAATTTTATTAGATAAACAAGGTGTGACTGGTTCTAAAATGGAAATGATCAGTATTGCTTACTCTAAGATAACTAAGTTCAGTAAAGAAAGTGCGGGGCACTTTGATTTAGATGCAGAACTGAAAATTTGGGTTGGATCTGATCCAAATCCTATCAGCAAAGACTTTAAAGCAGGCGATAACATAAATGATGTTTATAGGATAATCAGCCAGTACTCATTATAG